The proteins below are encoded in one region of Parvicella tangerina:
- a CDS encoding substrate-binding domain-containing protein — MYLLKNSTVLLFLVLIVLSCGKEGAQSTKVNEGNTKIVKGELNVLTGSETELELVKGIIATSENDKLADYEVVGGGSKLGIKRFIDGEAKFVNSSVRMSSNDKAKLKENGRYGLMEIVFALDAVAVITNAKVGVDSLSIFQLKRIFQGEAINWKEFGGEDLPIKVYRRNEDSGTNQFFWGKVLQGSYGKNAKVVASNDKMLETIESTPGSVGYLGIGTIRDKQGKPSDKVWAVNIYIEGDNAKSPYSFFDVVTENYYLARPLYQYFMVEDKDQFKELIQFELSPEGQSYIKEQGFFPITEEYAAMNQFYLEKLTESK, encoded by the coding sequence ATGTATTTATTGAAGAATTCAACAGTATTACTATTCTTGGTTTTGATTGTACTGTCTTGCGGTAAAGAGGGGGCTCAGTCAACAAAGGTTAATGAAGGAAATACAAAAATTGTTAAAGGAGAACTGAATGTTTTGACGGGCTCTGAAACAGAGTTAGAACTGGTAAAAGGAATCATCGCAACATCAGAGAACGATAAGTTAGCGGATTATGAAGTTGTGGGAGGAGGTTCAAAGCTAGGTATTAAAAGATTCATTGATGGGGAGGCGAAGTTTGTCAACAGCTCCGTAAGGATGTCGTCAAATGATAAGGCTAAGTTAAAAGAGAATGGACGGTACGGTTTAATGGAGATCGTTTTTGCGTTAGATGCGGTGGCTGTGATCACCAATGCTAAGGTGGGAGTGGATAGTTTGAGCATTTTTCAATTGAAGCGAATTTTTCAAGGGGAAGCAATAAACTGGAAAGAGTTTGGAGGTGAAGATCTTCCGATCAAAGTTTATAGAAGAAACGAAGACTCTGGTACAAATCAATTCTTTTGGGGTAAAGTCCTTCAGGGATCTTATGGAAAGAATGCAAAAGTTGTAGCGTCCAACGATAAGATGTTAGAGACGATTGAGTCAACTCCAGGAAGTGTTGGTTATTTGGGAATAGGAACGATAAGGGATAAGCAAGGTAAGCCCTCTGATAAAGTCTGGGCAGTGAATATTTATATTGAAGGAGATAACGCCAAGTCCCCTTATTCCTTTTTTGATGTGGTTACTGAAAATTATTACTTAGCTCGACCGCTTTATCAGTATTTTATGGTAGAAGATAAAGATCAGTTTAAAGAATTGATTCAGTTTGAGTTGTCTCCAGAAGGTCAGTCTTATATCAAGGAGCAAGGTTTTTTCCCAATTACAGAAGAATATGCAGCCATGAATCAATTCTATTTGGAGAAGTTGACTGAATCAAAGTAG
- a CDS encoding DUF4268 domain-containing protein codes for MFSKEESKRLTKLFWTSFGKYMGKHQSSLGKNIKWVNYKTGLKDIYFRLKADSKTADISIEIQHKDDGIRELFYDQFLELKTIFTSMVGEWIWEKEVYNQHGQKISRIYIPIEGKVNIYIKDTWKECFEFFEQNIVPLDEFWSEFNEIFKQLEK; via the coding sequence ATGTTTTCTAAGGAAGAATCCAAACGTCTTACCAAATTATTCTGGACCAGCTTTGGAAAGTATATGGGTAAACATCAGTCTTCTCTTGGTAAGAATATCAAGTGGGTCAATTACAAAACAGGATTAAAAGATATCTACTTTAGGTTGAAAGCAGATAGTAAAACAGCAGATATCTCGATTGAGATCCAGCATAAAGATGATGGAATTCGTGAGCTATTCTATGACCAATTTCTGGAACTGAAGACCATTTTCACTTCGATGGTTGGTGAATGGATCTGGGAGAAAGAAGTATATAATCAGCACGGACAGAAAATTTCTCGCATCTATATTCCTATTGAAGGAAAAGTTAACATTTACATCAAAGACACCTGGAAAGAATGTTTTGAATTCTTTGAGCAAAACATCGTTCCACTTGATGAATTTTGGAGCGAATTCAATGAAATCTTTAAGCAATTGGAGAAATAA
- a CDS encoding thioredoxin family protein produces the protein MIELTYYTGKDCGVCQVLKPKLREAVLSTFSGQVDFKEVDVAENREDAAQNRVFTLPVVIIKLDGREVKRFVRAFGVHQVTQYLEGLISPIA, from the coding sequence ATGATCGAACTTACTTACTATACCGGGAAAGATTGTGGCGTTTGTCAGGTTTTAAAACCCAAATTAAGGGAAGCGGTCTTAAGTACATTTTCTGGTCAAGTTGATTTCAAAGAAGTTGATGTTGCTGAGAATAGAGAGGATGCCGCTCAGAATAGAGTGTTTACTTTACCTGTGGTGATCATCAAACTGGACGGTAGGGAAGTGAAAAGGTTTGTAAGAGCATTTGGAGTTCATCAGGTAACTCAGTATTTAGAGGGCCTTATTTCTCCAATTGCTTAA
- a CDS encoding Fic family protein codes for MATPGEKLAESLEKLKELQDKGIVGVKADDLSRVHRERLVANGFIREVIRGWYIVAPHDEQQGDSTSWFTSFWRFCSRYLEDRYGEDYCISAEQSLLIHAGNTSVPHQLIIRSTKGNNMPVELLFKTSLFVMKSTLPDKAEIETKAGVRMVNLPSAIIHSQPSLFRTNPTDVRTALLLIRGASELLGLLLDGGHSTIAGRLAGGYRNLGQEKIANEILKTMKSAGYDVRETDSFEEETPIVLDSREKSPYVNRIRLLWHEMRKEVIAVFPKPLGLPADIDGYITKMEEIYTTDAYHSLSIEKYRVTPELIERVRSGAWDAKENEADQQQKDAMAARGYWQAFNAVKESIKKILNGENAGTIADKEHGDWYRELFAPSVNVGILKPSDLAGYRINQVYIGKSKHTPINKEAVRDAMPALFELLQTEEHAGVRAVLGHFFFVFIHPYMDGNGRMGRFLMNVMLASGGYLWTVIPVEERDRYMEALEAASVDQDIKPFAEFVAWLVDEGMKGKPVAEIYK; via the coding sequence ATGGCAACGCCCGGAGAGAAATTAGCAGAATCATTAGAAAAACTGAAGGAATTACAAGACAAAGGTATTGTAGGTGTTAAGGCAGACGATCTTTCTCGTGTACACCGAGAAAGGCTGGTTGCTAATGGATTTATTCGCGAAGTGATTCGTGGATGGTACATTGTTGCTCCTCATGATGAGCAACAAGGGGATAGCACTTCTTGGTTTACCTCTTTCTGGAGATTTTGCTCACGCTATTTAGAAGATCGCTATGGTGAAGATTATTGCATTTCTGCTGAACAGTCATTGCTTATCCATGCTGGTAACACTTCTGTACCACATCAGCTCATTATTCGATCAACCAAAGGGAATAACATGCCCGTTGAACTGTTGTTCAAGACATCCTTGTTTGTGATGAAATCAACGCTACCGGATAAGGCAGAAATTGAAACAAAAGCAGGCGTGCGCATGGTCAACCTTCCTTCTGCGATTATTCATTCGCAACCTTCTTTGTTTCGTACGAATCCAACAGATGTACGGACAGCCTTATTGTTGATTCGTGGTGCTTCCGAATTATTAGGGTTGTTGTTGGATGGAGGACATTCGACTATTGCGGGTAGACTAGCAGGTGGTTATCGTAATTTGGGACAAGAAAAAATTGCCAATGAGATTCTGAAGACTATGAAATCTGCCGGCTATGATGTAAGGGAAACAGATTCTTTTGAAGAAGAAACTCCCATTGTATTGGACTCACGCGAAAAGTCACCTTATGTGAATCGTATTCGTTTGCTGTGGCATGAAATGCGAAAAGAGGTTATTGCCGTCTTTCCGAAACCTCTTGGACTACCAGCGGATATTGATGGCTATATTACAAAGATGGAGGAAATCTATACTACTGATGCTTATCATTCCTTATCCATTGAAAAATATCGGGTAACTCCTGAATTAATTGAGCGTGTACGATCGGGGGCATGGGATGCTAAAGAAAATGAAGCCGACCAACAACAAAAAGACGCCATGGCCGCCAGAGGTTATTGGCAGGCCTTTAATGCAGTGAAAGAAAGCATTAAAAAGATTTTGAATGGAGAAAATGCAGGTACTATAGCTGATAAGGAGCATGGTGACTGGTACCGTGAACTATTTGCTCCAAGTGTGAATGTCGGAATTTTAAAGCCTTCTGATTTAGCAGGATATCGAATCAATCAAGTGTATATCGGAAAGTCGAAGCATACGCCTATCAACAAAGAAGCCGTAAGGGACGCCATGCCTGCACTTTTTGAACTCTTACAAACAGAAGAACATGCTGGTGTTCGAGCAGTTTTAGGGCATTTCTTTTTTGTATTTATTCACCCCTATATGGATGGTAATGGACGAATGGGGCGTTTTTTGATGAACGTTATGTTGGCTTCCGGTGGTTATCTCTGGACGGTTATTCCGGTAGAGGAAAGAGATCGCTACATGGAAGCGTTGGAAGCTGCCAGTGTGGATCAGGACATTAAGCCTTTTGCGGAGTTTGTTGCTTGGTTGGTAGATGAAGGTATGAAGGGGAAGCCTGTGGCTGAAATCTATAAGTAG
- a CDS encoding site-specific integrase, with product MKRVPKPKIQFSLKRPPISKRLPDGVSADQYRLKMRLYDGRYFDRNILLDIYLFPHNFIDQRVVGNPFLTTELEIKQMLIDDIKEAVLKKYLELNEEGISPTVEWFRDIVNNLQGKNEDVSIKGRFPYFSDFFEWYIDNKAPTKIKTSSSKPVSKRTINKYKQALSKIQQFEEYKKRKLKPEEYDIHWYDNFIDFLKEVLKQENKNTIGSYIKDIKIHLKIAKEEYDYSLSKDFLNRKFKVIREETNPPYLTLENIAYIYNYEIPEKTNQSIINVRKLLLISCWTGMRGSDFCSYNWKNPNWEKGNEGRIFIYKAKKTQRKVSVPVFPMVSKILENPPHPISTQKFNIYVKDLLRYVKLDTPTLGSKVIIDEITKVKRKVNDTYPFYELCSSHIGRRSFATNFEYHPIPIKDGKEIKLSRSQIMALTGHRTEADFLTYIKKVQSQTAQDIASQIFD from the coding sequence ATGAAGAGAGTTCCAAAACCAAAAATCCAATTCAGTTTAAAAAGACCTCCGATCTCAAAACGACTCCCTGACGGTGTTAGTGCTGATCAGTATAGATTAAAAATGCGGCTATATGATGGTCGTTATTTTGACAGAAATATATTATTGGATATATATCTTTTTCCGCATAACTTTATCGATCAGCGCGTTGTTGGGAATCCATTTTTAACCACCGAATTAGAGATCAAACAGATGTTGATCGATGATATCAAAGAAGCAGTACTTAAGAAATATCTAGAATTAAACGAAGAAGGAATTTCTCCTACAGTTGAATGGTTCAGGGACATAGTTAATAACCTCCAAGGAAAAAATGAGGACGTCAGTATCAAAGGTCGATTCCCCTATTTTTCAGACTTCTTCGAATGGTACATCGATAATAAAGCTCCCACCAAGATAAAAACAAGTTCCAGTAAACCAGTTTCCAAACGTACGATTAACAAATACAAGCAAGCGTTGTCAAAAATACAGCAGTTTGAAGAGTATAAAAAGCGGAAACTTAAACCCGAAGAATATGACATCCATTGGTATGATAACTTCATTGACTTTCTGAAGGAAGTGCTAAAACAGGAGAATAAAAACACAATTGGTAGCTATATAAAAGATATTAAAATTCACCTAAAAATTGCAAAGGAGGAATATGACTATTCTCTTTCCAAAGATTTTTTAAATAGAAAATTCAAAGTAATTCGAGAAGAGACGAACCCCCCATATCTAACCCTTGAGAATATCGCCTATATTTATAACTATGAGATTCCTGAAAAAACCAATCAATCAATCATCAATGTACGAAAGTTACTACTAATATCCTGTTGGACAGGTATGCGTGGATCTGACTTCTGTTCGTATAATTGGAAAAATCCAAATTGGGAAAAAGGAAACGAAGGCAGGATATTTATATACAAGGCAAAAAAAACTCAGAGAAAAGTTTCCGTTCCTGTCTTTCCTATGGTTTCGAAAATTCTTGAGAATCCACCACACCCTATATCAACACAAAAGTTTAACATCTATGTAAAAGACTTACTTCGCTACGTGAAATTAGACACCCCTACTTTAGGTAGTAAAGTAATTATTGATGAGATTACAAAAGTTAAACGAAAAGTTAATGATACTTATCCGTTTTATGAATTATGCTCGTCCCATATTGGAAGAAGGAGCTTTGCTACAAATTTCGAATATCACCCTATTCCAATTAAAGATGGCAAAGAAATTAAGCTTTCTAGATCCCAGATTATGGCATTAACTGGTCACAGAACAGAAGCTGACTTCCTAACCTATATAAAGAAGGTTCAATCCCAAACAGCCCAGGATATCGCAAGTCAAATTTTCGACTGA
- a CDS encoding JAB domain-containing protein yields the protein MKDYGLNLLKSSLFELTANYRPVSDPDIKRATITCSKDVAMYVRDIYPVDISHREAMICLYLNRRNNVVCYTVVSIGGVSGTFADNKIIFQHLLLANASSVIIIHNHPSGNLQPSNADIQLTSRAVEIGKLLDAPVLDHVIITGEGHYSFADAGKL from the coding sequence ATGAAAGACTACGGATTAAATCTGCTAAAAAGCAGTTTGTTTGAGCTTACTGCTAATTATCGACCTGTATCTGATCCAGATATAAAAAGAGCTACGATAACGTGCTCTAAAGATGTTGCGATGTATGTTCGGGATATTTATCCTGTTGATATCAGTCACCGCGAAGCGATGATCTGCTTGTATTTGAATCGAAGGAATAACGTAGTGTGTTATACTGTTGTATCGATTGGCGGTGTATCGGGAACTTTTGCAGATAATAAGATAATATTCCAGCACTTATTATTAGCAAATGCTTCGAGCGTAATTATCATCCACAACCATCCTTCAGGTAATTTGCAGCCTAGTAATGCAGATATTCAATTAACGTCCAGAGCTGTTGAGATTGGTAAGCTGTTGGATGCCCCTGTTTTGGATCACGTTATTATCACAGGTGAAGGTCATTATTCCTTTGCAGATGCAGGTAAACTTTAA
- a CDS encoding DUF6567 family protein, which translates to MKKIIIAVAIGGVLSSCQLTTYTGSFDQAGHTQVVLSEANFNTLGSFVGIASGKKYQLTVQGQEGLISLARRDLYSKVKERGIVMDGSKMLVNISIDVAQNKNRVTVTVTGELIEFIK; encoded by the coding sequence ATGAAAAAAATAATTATCGCTGTGGCTATTGGAGGTGTGCTATCTTCTTGCCAATTAACAACTTACACTGGTTCGTTTGATCAGGCCGGGCATACCCAAGTTGTACTTTCAGAGGCAAATTTTAACACTCTCGGTAGTTTTGTTGGAATAGCATCAGGTAAGAAATATCAACTTACAGTACAAGGACAGGAAGGCTTGATATCTCTTGCTAGAAGAGATCTTTATTCGAAAGTGAAGGAACGAGGGATTGTAATGGATGGGAGTAAAATGCTCGTTAACATTTCTATTGATGTTGCTCAAAATAAGAACCGAGTAACGGTTACCGTGACTGGAGAACTCATTGAGTTCATTAAGTAA
- a CDS encoding helix-turn-helix domain-containing protein, with amino-acid sequence MIDPKLLENIASIIQEEYPKYYSSKLAFAGAADVDEKTIRRILKGQQNISIEIFVKICAAIHISPSELLKSIGL; translated from the coding sequence GTGATCGACCCAAAACTGCTTGAAAATATTGCCAGTATAATTCAGGAAGAATACCCAAAGTATTATAGCTCCAAACTAGCATTTGCGGGCGCAGCAGATGTTGATGAAAAAACCATCAGAAGAATCTTAAAGGGTCAACAGAATATTTCTATTGAAATATTTGTTAAAATCTGTGCAGCAATCCATATCTCTCCTTCCGAATTACTTAAATCAATCGGCCTTTAA